agcctccagccctgctcaatatgccttaccTACCCCTTTTTTCCCACCTCCCCCACATGTGGTGACCGCACCTGGCTTAAATAGTGCcactagagacaaaacctctctcatcgtcactcaatgcctaggtttacctccactgtattcaaaTCCTACCAGTCCCTTGtttgtacattatgccttgaatctattcttccacaCCCAAAAACATGCTACTTTTACGCTCTGTTCAGAACACACTAGACGGctagttcttatagcctttagccgtaccatTATCCTACTCCTcgtctgttcctctggtgatgtagaggttaatccaggccctgcagcacctagctccactcccattcaccaggcgctctcatttgctGACTTCTGTAACcttaaaagccttggtttcatgcatgttaacattagaatcctcctccctaagttggttttattcactgctttagcacactctgccaaccctgaatcctggcttaggaaggccaacAAAATTATGAAATTTCCAcccccaactataacattttccgacaagacagaactgccaaagggggcggagttgcaatctactgcagagatagcctgcagagttctgtgatactatccaggtctgtggccaaacaattcgagcttctacttctaaaaatcgtgcacccaaccaattgtgctattatgggggggggggttgtacataatgtttctgcaaccgtatcttacggcaaaaaaaGAGCTCCTGGATAACAGGATCACTCACCTCGAATTAGACAAATATTTTTTTCTACAGCAAGGAGGACGCAcaggacattctccaaacacccgacAGGGCCAACATCGACGTTATTTGCAAAGTGAAGCGACGCAtgtacagaggacaaagagccagATGCCTCATCAGGACCCGGAGAAGGCAAGTGAGAAAGCTGCCATTACTGTCAATACTACTCAGTTGTAattgagaacttattctcaactggcctacctggttaaacaaaggtgaaaaaaaatacagAGGGTAGTATGTATGGCCTGTGACAATGAACAAGAATGAATGttcactctactcagcaaactggatgcagtttatcacagtgccatccgttttgttactaaagctccttataccacccaccactgcaacctgtatgctctagttggctggccctcgctacatattcgttgccagacacACTGGcaccaggtcatctacaaggccatgctaggtaaagctccgccttatctcagttcactggtcacgatggcaacacccacccgtagcacgcgctccagcaggtgtatctcactgatcacccctaaagccaacacctcatttggccgcctttcgttccagttctctgctgcctgtgactggaacgaattgcaaaaatcgctgaagttggagacttttatctccctcacaaacttcaaacatctgctatctgagcagctaaccgatcgccgcagctgtacatagtctatcggtaaatagcccacccaattttacctacctcttccccataATGTTTATatgtatttacttttctgctcttttgcacaccaatatctctacctgtacataaccatctgatcatttatcactccagtgtttatctgcaaaattgtaattattcacctacctcctcatgccttttgcacacaatgtatatagactctttttttctactgtgttattgacttgttaatggtttactccatgtgtaactctgtgttgtctgttcacactgctatgctttatcttggccaggttgcatttgcaaatgagaacttgttctcaactagcctacctggttaaataaaggtgagaaaaaaagagaaaaaaaatcaagaaaGCCCCTTCTTTTTAATGGGGGTGAGGGGTGCTGTGTGATTATTAAATATACTCTAAGGAGGTAGGGTTTTGaatgttttcagaagatgggcagggactctgctgtccttacttcaggggaagctggttccaccaatGGGGTGCCAAGACAGAGAAGAGCTGCCCTCTCGTAGGGGCGGGAGggccaaataaaataaaattgtattggtccatacacatatttagcagctGTTATTGCAGGTGTCACGAAATGCTTGCTCCAAccgtgcagtagtatctaaaaattcacacaaatctaaaagcaaaataatggaattaagaatgtAAATATGACAAACAATGTATTTACAGATGTATTTATAAATATGTGTGTTGGCATGCCTAAGACCAGGGCTGGCAGATTTACTACTTtcttatatatataaaaaaaagtagTACTTTTTAGTTTTGATTTGTCCCCCCTAATTAGTTTACATAATTTTAACGTCATGTGCTATGCAAAAAACGTAATATCATACGAATAGCATTTTAAGGCTAATTCTGTAAACCAGAAGTCAAGCTACTCTAATTTGGATGAAGACATTTGCAAAACGAAAATCAACACACCGCTAGGCTTGAATGGGGCATTGAGGGTTCTGACCGTTCTTACTTTACCTCAATGGTACTGACAAATAGGGGGACAGCTACGACCGGAAGTGACCTTTTAGTAGCGATgaggataattaacgtggcaggttagaaGACTTCTTATTTAGGCTACggttagctaaaatgctctcctaacctgctacgaaaagtcacTTCCGGTTGTAGCCTTACTCTCTAGTCAATCTTCATTGATCTCTGAATCTTGTAAAAAGTGTATGTATGCAGTAGAGTACTGTAATATCAAATGTATTTTGATATCCTGAATTTTCAAAAATACAGTTATGACAACCGAGTAGGTGATATCGGAATACCACGAGGCTCATGAAATGTACTACCTACTTCTCACGTTACATGACTAGAGGAGTGAGTTAATGGTTGTACCAAAGAGCCTATGGAAAAGGTTTGAAAACTCCGTGGTTGACAAAAATGCATCTGGTTATAATTAGACAGGGATTATATTGGCTTCGTGTGATCAAAGTCAATGAGGAAAAACCTTCCATTTATTTCAGAGATAATGCTATCACCCAAACAGGTAACCCAAATAAAATGGTGTAATTATCAAATGAATGACAATTGCAATTGTCATTGAGACTGaatcaaaaacatttttttcatttcaaACGATCATTTTTACAAAATGAATACAACTTACATCAACTGTATTTCTTTCAAATTGGTTTTACAAGAGTGAGCACTTCAACCCAGATTGCAGAAACTGTACATCTAAACATAAGCCTAAAATGTAGTATGGAGAGTTTCCCAATTGGCAAGACATCTTGCAGATGTATTTATAAATGTCTACATTTTAAAATTGTTTATGTCTGACAAGCATCAACATGCTATTCTGATGTCTTGCGATGTGTAAACACTCCAAACTACATATTCCCTATGCATTTTGATAAGTCGGCCAAAGGTGTTAGTGTCTACTGGGAACGAGACAAGTTTACATATGACATTTCCAGTCACATAAACATAAATAACCTATACATAAATTCAGTGGCATGTATTCATGGACACCAAGATAAACCAGGCttcccaaaaatgttttaaaaataccACTACATTTTGTCTGTGTTTAATCATTTTCCTTCAATTTGCAAGAGacaatgtatctcacaggagaaagcatccgagcgagcgaaacagcgACCCTCGGTCTCTACGTGAAGGCCATCTACTGTCTGGTTCAAACGAGTATGACATTGTTTCTTGGATTGACATATTAATtcaaaatgaaagctgaaatgtcttgactcagtaagtattcaaaccctttgtaatggcaagcctaaatcaattcaggagtaaaaatgtgcttaacatgtcacataagttgcatggactgtgtgtaacagtgttcaacatgatttttgaatgactaactCGTCTCAGTTCCCCACACATAGATAACGttaaaggtccctcagtcgatgagtgaatttcaaacagattcaaccaaagaccagggaggtttcccaATGGCTCGATAAGAAGGGTacatattggtagatgggttaaaaaTAAAGCAGagattgaatatccctttgagcatggtgaagttattaattacactggatggtgtatcaatacacccagtcacaacaaAATATACCTGCATCCTTCCTAAATCAGTTGCTGTAGAGGAAGGGAAGCCCTCCgcgatttcaccatgaagccaatggtgactGTAAAAAAGTTAGTTTAttggttgtgataggagaaaattgaagatggatcaacattgtagttccacaatactaacccaaTTGACGAGTGAAAAGTTAGATGGTACAGAAtagaaatattccaaaacatgcatcctgcttGCAACAAGTAATTCTGAAAAGAAATGCAGCAAAGCAATAAACActtttcaggacaaaaagttgtttgggacaaatccaatacaaaaaaatactgagtaccactttccatattttcaagcagtgatggctgcatcatgttatgggtatgcttgtaattgttaaggactgggaagTTTCAGGATAAAGAACCAGAATGGAGctgagcacaggcaaaatcctagagcaaAAACAGAAtttacatctttatttaactaggcaagtcagttaagaacaaattcttattttcaatgacggccttgttcagtggcagaacgaccatttaaaaaaaaaactttgtcagctcggggattcgatcttgcaacctttcagttactagtccaacgctctaaccaataggctcccaagtggcgcagcggtttaaggcactgcatctcagtacctagactatcacatccggccgtgattgggagtcccatagggcagcgcacaattcgCCCAGCGTCacccgggtttggccgtcattgtaataagaatttgttcattacggacttgcctagttaaataaatctacactggagttgcttaccaagaagagagTTACAgttggttgtctagcaatgatcaacaaccaatttgaaggTGTTTGAAGATGTTGCCAAAGAATCAAATGGGGAAATGTTGCAcagtccaggtgtggaaagctcaaGTCATGTTCACATTGGCAGTTGAAGTGACTGAAATTCTATTTTATTTGCATATCCAAGTCTGTTATTtgtcctgcagtctgaacagccaaaaaGCACATGGAATCTGATATTTCAAGCTACATTTCAAACCACCTATGAAGGTCAGATACAAACCTGATTTGCCCTTAAGCGGTTGACTGTTATTCGGCATACCTTCTTGCTAGctactctgttgacagtttgaTAAGGACATGTGGTTGCCAactagcttgttaattgtttacaaacaacaGTATTGAATGAGCTAGAAACCAAAACACCTACCTAGCTAGGATTCATTTTTAAAGTTGAATCATCCTATTCTTTGAGACTTTAAATTTAAGATCACTTTTctatgattttgaacattcaaGGCTATTGGGAAATGACCATGGCAGGCACTGTTGTGATAGGGAAcaccaatcagcctacaccaCCGCACACACCCATGGTATTATGACAACTAGCATAGCAGtgtcagcaaatgactgctgtctgaacacacacaaataACTCAGATTTGGTCAGTTGTAACTGTAGTCCAAAACGGATTTGAAGAACAAAACTGATTTGAGCATTAcggcctgcagtgtgaacaaggctttagagacttacccagagtggcacagctgtaatagctgccaaaaggtgcttctaaaaagtattgactcaggggtgtgaggcaattaccagtaaaacataaccAAAACCTATTTacttcacttacttgctgtgctgtttcgttgttcagtcgttccattctcaaccaggatttctatggaatgcCATTTcggtctttgcatgtcaaaaaatATGTCAAATAACACAACATCCGTTTCAGTAgctattgttagctagctaactgtatAGTAGTAGGTGTAATTGaaaataaccctaattataaGACAGTTTTTGATTCATGGTGGTCAGACGCATCTATGTGAAGCTGgtcacaatagtggactttgcggttagccttcaaaataaaaatgGCATAATTAAATTTGTATTACTATCAATGACacttattttgaaggcaaaccaaAAATTCCACTATTGTTCccaatccttattgtggctagcttcacaacacataacccgttgcggtcgagcctcactagccagatgaagctagctggctgcttattacgttagctttgggcaacagggttatgTTGCCgactagctatttattttcatgaacagaagttcaatttcaatagccGAACAAAAAGTGGCAACCTAGTTAATActtacaaggattcctaaatcattgctaagaataatatAAATGACTGCAggttctactggtcattgttttcaggctggttgtaatTGCGGTCAAAGAaattatgctttattaccaaAGCGGTaatgtaaacacatcgttcgtggcctGTGTATGCAGattttttttgtacagctttgacagtgctactgtatattTTTTGACACGCAGAACCAtacggcgttccatagtatgcatgtcatgaagctaatagcagtgacgccatTACTGTGCAACTCTGGTAGggaaacatctgaaaaatagtgcACTTGGTAGCGCTCGACCAGTCGCGAAAGCCAatatcacccacgacagagaacgattgattgtcaagggcaatgaattccattatcttggctttaatggatttcgcctttgagttgtctcgctgataTTTTTTTTACTCTTTCAAATGATTGCTCGATCCACAGCAGACGTTGTGAGCTagtttaggaatgctgtgttgcacgtataGCACAAAGTTTTTACGTGGcatcatgtacctacgttatataggtatgcacatcaGCTTTGACTTTTTTAGCTAATATCAGCCGATTCCAATATGTTCACCGATACATTGTGCACCACTAGTGTGAATACTTATACAAATGAGATATTAATgcatttcatttttaaatgtgcTAACACTTCTAAAAACATATTTacactatggggtattgtagaaggaataaatgtatatttttcacccattttttttattcaaaatgtggaacaagtctaagggtgaatactttctgaaggtgctgtacacagaagtatgtggacaccccttcaaattagtggatttggccatTTATgcaacacccgttgctgacaggtgtataaaatccgAGCACACTGCCACACAACctcaatagacaaacattggcagtagaattgccttactgaagagctcagtgactttcaatatgGCAAAGTCATAGGACGCCACCTTCAACAAGTCAgctcatcaaatttctgccctgctagagctgcctcggtcaactgtaagtgctgttattgtgaagtggaaacgtctgggagcaacaacagctcagccgcaaagtggtaggccacacaagctcacagaacggaaccacagagtgctgaagtgtgtaaaaatcatctgttctcagttgcaacactcactaccgagttccaaactgcctcaggAAGCAAtgttcagcacaataactgtccATAATGAGCTTaatgaaatgagtttccatggccgagcagccgcacacaagcctaagatcaccatgcgcaatgctaaGCGTCGGCTGGAGAGGTAAAACTCAGCGTCATTGGACTCCGGAGCAGTGGAAGCACGTTCTCTGGCGTGATGAATTACGCTTCAccatccatattaatgcccatgattttggaatgcgatgttcgacaagcaggtgtccacatactttttgcaGTTTAAAACTAATGATTGATTTTccccaacaacaaaaaatgtagaTATTTGCATTGGTAAACATATACAGCCTTAATAAGTggtttaaacatatcaaacatccAATAGGTGATAGGTAAGCTCAGGTCACAAATGCTACGGAGAGACTACTACTAACATAAAAGAACAAGTAATTTAGTCAACAAGCTGGCATACTTGCTCATGACTTTCATTTTCAGGGTACATCTTAATGTAACTATCAACCATGATATCCAGGTCATGTCTGGCATTATAATGTATGTTCAGAAACGCCAGACTCTTGGACCTGTGTTTGTCAGGTGTGTTCTCCAGGTACATCTGAAAGCGTTTACGAGAAGCATCGCCATCAACATCAAGGCTCAGGACTGGCAGGTTGCAGAGCACCCTCAAGAAGGCAAGCACGTTGGGGAAGAACTTCACTTCAGCCAGCTGCAGCGTCTCATGGACGGTGGAGGGCAGGGTCACCTTGCCCCTGTGCTTCCACTTCACCCTCCAGCAGTGCAGCTCAGTGGGGAGAGTGTCTGCATTGGGAAGGTCATTCCTGTACATCTCCACGTTGTTCTCCTCAGAAGTGTTGAACTTCAACTGCCCCATGACAGCAGGGACGAGCGTCAGACATCTCAGGGCGTTGAGGTGGTTTTCAGAGAAGAGGTCGTTCAGTTCATTGATGACGTGGCTCACCACCGGGGCGGTCAAGTGTTCTTTAAAGTAGCTCTCAGGCTGGATCTCTGTTCCAGATTCTGCGTGGTGCTTTCTCAAGTAGAGCCTGGGAACCTTGACCGGGATTTCCAGTGCAGCGGCTAAGTTAACAGCCTCTTCAAACCAGAACTCAtggtatacatcaatgttgtcaGAGACCTCGTTCAGCGAGTGCAACACAGCGGTCAAGCTGTTGGCAGCAAAGTAGACATCCATCGTTGGCCCTTGCAAGTTCTTGCCAAAGGCTCTTGTGAATGACAGGGTGTTTTTCAGCACAACCAATGTTGCAACAAACTCAAAATCAGCCAGAGCCTCTGATATCTCCAAGGCATCATTTGTGACTTGGTCACTCCACCTCAGATCTTCATTGTCGTGAACACTATCCATGCAGAGCAGAAGAGATTCCAGGACATCGACTGCTACCTCAAATGCATCATGTCTCACTGTCCAGTTGGTACGGCAGGCCTCTTTCAGATCATTGGCCTTCTCTTCATTACCCTGGTAGAAAATGGAGATGGCATTCTCCAACTCCAATTGCAGTGAAGAAGCTTCATTGAAAAAAGACTCGATCTTCTTGAAAGTAGACATGACAATCTGAACGCCTGTCAAAACCACTCCACTTGCCAGTGAGGCATTTAAGGCACAGGTGGATCTTGGTGTGTACACTGCTGTGGGGTACATCTCTGTGAGTTTGGTTGCAATGGCTTTTATTTTGCTAGAATGCACACCGGAGCTGAAGTGGGCCTGCCCTCTACAGTAGTCCATATTTAAACCCCACTTCTTTGTCACCTCAGTCAGCAGCCTCTCTATCAGGGTCTCATCTTCTCCCTCAAATGGAAGGAATCCCACAAAATCCTCCCGCAAGCAGTTGGCCTGGTCCAAAAAACGCAAGAACATGGGGAGGTGGCTCTCGCCAGAGATTTCAACCACATCATCAGTGACTAATGAGAAGAAGCGAACCTCTCGGACTTCCCGTAAGAGCTCCTCACGGATGCAACTCTCACAGACCTCCATCATCTGCATCTGCTGGGTGAAGGTGCAGCACTCTGCGTTCATAGCACTCATCTCAAACCTTTTCCTAAGAGCGTCG
The Oncorhynchus keta strain PuntledgeMale-10-30-2019 chromosome 11, Oket_V2, whole genome shotgun sequence genome window above contains:
- the LOC118390104 gene encoding 52 kDa repressor of the inhibitor of the protein kinase-like, producing MSNFCAAPNCTTRSNESASPLFRFPSDTERCKQWVDNCHCKDLEDKTPDQLNRHYRLCVNHFEPSMICKASPYRTKLKDNATPTIFDLTSHPNNPQCRQRKRIKELSKAEAGRMKERKKDSADQSKTNTNYEEGQDDPETNDTTQLTSKEKEHREYLKSLFEVIVVLGKQNIPLNRHTKEVQEDKCLAPSNFKALLEYRMNAGGDDALRKRFEMSAMNAECCTFTQQMQMMEVCESCIREELLREVREVRFFSLVTDDVVEISGESHLPMFLRFLDQANCLREDFVGFLPFEGEDETLIERLLTEVTKKWGLNMDYCRGQAHFSSGVHSSKIKAIATKLTEMYPTAVYTPRSTCALNASLASGVVLTGVQIVMSTFKKIESFFNEASSLQLELENAISIFYQGNEEKANDLKEACRTNWTVRHDAFEVAVDVLESLLLCMDSVHDNEDLRWSDQVTNDALEISEALADFEFVATLVVLKNTLSFTRAFGKNLQGPTMDVYFAANSLTAVLHSLNEVSDNIDVYHEFWFEEAVNLAAALEIPVKVPRLYLRKHHAESGTEIQPESYFKEHLTAPVVSHVINELNDLFSENHLNALRCLTLVPAVMGQLKFNTSEENNVEMYRNDLPNADTLPTELHCWRVKWKHRGKVTLPSTVHETLQLAEVKFFPNVLAFLRVLCNLPVLSLDVDGDASRKRFQMYLENTPDKHRSKSLAFLNIHYNARHDLDIMVDSYIKMYPENESHEQVCQLVD